CTAAGTTGGGAATAAAGTGATCCATCAAGGCCTAACATCCTTCTAGGTGGATCACTTTCAGATTAGAAAAAGTGGATCACTTTTACGTTAGAACGTGGATCACTTTTATGTTGACAAACACAGTGGTTTAGGTGTCCAATGGGGAACATATGGGTGGGGACTTTGTAGTACCGGAGGTTTCTGTATGGATAGGAAGTTACCGAACTACGTGAAGCTGTACCGCGTAGGTGAGCTAAAGAGGCGAGCTGATGAAGCGGTGGCCCGGTTAGCCAGCTGTGCTCTCTGCGCACAAGTCTGCGAAGTTAACCGGCTAGAAGGAGAAGTGGGGGTATGCCGAACAGGAAAGCTTGCTGTTATTTCTAGTTATGGCCCACATTTCGGAGAAGAGCGGGTGTTGGTCGGAACCAGTGGTTCGGGCACTGTCTTTTTTGCCAACTGTAATCTTTCCTGTGTATTCTGCCAGAACTGTGACATTAGTGCGGACGGTTTAGGAACAGAGGTAACTAGTTTCGAGCTTGCCGAGATTATGCTTCGCCTTCAGGAAAGTGGCTGTCATAACATCAACTTAGTCTCCCCGAGTCATGTGGTGGCTCAAGTGCTTGAGGCCCTAGTCCTTGCAGTGGAAAAGGGCCTGACATTACCGCTCGTCTACAACACCGGGGGATATGATTCGCTATCAACATTGGAATTGCTTGATGGGGTAGTCGACATCTATATGCCCGATTTCAAGTTTTGGGATGCTGCCACAGCCACACGTCTTGCCAGAGCGAAGAACTATCCAAGGGTTGCCCGCGTGGCAATCTACAAGATGCATCGGCAAGTGGGAGATCTGGTTATAAACAAAGATGGCCTTGCCTGGCGTGGTCTATTGCTCCGTCATCTCGTATTACCCGATGGTCTAAGTCAGACCCGTCAAATCATGGGCTTTGTTGCGCAGAAGATCTCTCCCCATACCTATGTAAACGTAATGGGACAGTACTATCCTGCTTATCTAGCCCATAGATATCCCAGACTAAACCGACCTTTACGGCAGTCCGAATACCGACGGGCTGTGGCGGCAGCTCGAGATGAAGGATTACATCGCTTTGCGGACTAGACGAAACAACCGCCGGTCTAGGAGGCTACTTGCTCCTTGGGCCTGATATTAGTCCTTCGTTTTCTACCGGAAGCTTTTGGATCAGTTCTGTTGGTATAAGGCAATCAGGTAAGACCTCGGGCAATGATCCCCAGTGGATTCGGTCGATCAGCCATCTGCCGTTTTTGTTAACAAAGCCAACCGATACAGGTGAACTCATTTCCCCAATTACCTTAAATCGAAATCGATTTCGCTCCGCTAGTGTTACATTGAGTATTCCATCTACTTGCGTAACTGTTTCACGGGGAAGAGTGTAAGTAGACCGTGCGGGCATGAAACTGATCTGAATATCCGATATATTGCTAATGGGAAGATATTCCCTCCAGTAGTTGGTATACAGGTTTTCAATTTCCTTCCGGGCCAGTCTGATGGTTTGTTTATCGAGGGTTCCCAGCGGAAAATATGTTACGTCTACTTCCGGGCACAGGTAAGTCCCAATAGATTCCGGACGCTCTTGTAGATAATCCAGGAAGAATGATTGCGTGAGGGCGAGGGGATGACCTGCTATCAAGGGTCTTATTGGTACTCTGTCTCGAAACTGTCCCTGAGCTTCTAGGGTTCGCCGGACAGGACTGTATGTTGCTACTACCTGTCGACCAGCATGAATCACCTTCCACTCACAAAATCCCGGAATAGTGTCTTCCGGTCCAACCCAGATGTCCTTGGCCAGGTAAACAAAGTAAGCGGCGGTGCCCCTATAAGTGCCGTCGAAATTACCCATTTTAGCTTCGACCTCAATCTTCAAAACATCCTCGTAGACTTGATTATTCCAGGGGCTACGTAGAATACCTATATGGCGTTCTGCAGCCTGTCCTCCCAGCCAGATTGTTAGATTATCAGGAAAGGTTTCCGGCAGGAATTCCTGTCTATAGAATGTTTCCCATTGCTCCAAGGTCAACGCTTCTAGGACGTCGCTGTGCAGAAAGGCCTGATAAATCCGTTTTGGTTCTCGGATACGGAAGAACCAAGCAATGAGCATGGATATGTGATTGTTCCAATCTAGCTTGCGTGATGCAAGTTGCTGCACAACGGGAAAGAGCTTTGGCGCCAACTCTTCACTTCTGCTAGTTTGCATGATCCCGATCACTGCTTTTTCCTTTGGGTACGGGGAAGCAAATTCTCCAAATAATTTGTTGCCGCGCCAAACAGGAATCTTAGTCCTAGGGTCCTCGATAAGATAATTGCCGATGGTCATGAAATAGTGGTGTCCATTATGATAGCAAGGATAATACAGACTACCAAAGTCTAGTTCATAGGCTGGGATCTGGTTAGCTTCCACAAACGGTGTCAGTTCAACCATGGTGCTATGGGCCATCTCTAGGTAATCCGCTGCGGTGCTTTCCGGCATGATCACCAGGTCCGGAAGCTTGATGTCGGTAATAAGGCTTGCTATTAGTTTTTCGGAGGCCCCTGGTGAAATGTTGTGATTCTCGAACCCTAGTTGTTCGAGGGTATTCGCCAGGGCCTGATGGGAGTAGCATCCGTCAATGATCATGACTTCCAGGCGCTCTTTGTAACTGGGCGTTCTCTTGCTAGCAACACCCCAGAGGGCTAGCCCCACGAAAACACACCAAACAACGATGGTGATCGTGACCCGAATACGCTTCATGGTCATTCCCCTTCCTGAAATATTGGTGGCAAGTGTCCCCCAGCGTTATCCTTGACGGAAGCAGATGACGTAAGACGAGAAGATCATATGGAATATACAGTCTATATAGGTATATTCCATATGTATCCAGGGATTACCTGCTGGGAGTACACCGTTATGTTCGTAAAGAAACGGAAAAGGAGGCTAAATGTATATTCATCTTTCTCATCCGATAGGATTAGCCCAACAGAGGAATAAACGGTCCGGTATATCTGCTCTAGGGTACTTGAGCAGATTACCGGACCCGTGATAGTTGTCGTCCTCTTTGCTATGAAACCTCTGTCTCAATGACAAAACCATTTTTCCCCATACCTTCTCAGGTAGAAGCCCCTTGTGACTACCTCTTTGGATGCGCAAGTTAATACTGGTGCAAAATAGCCCCAGGCCTATACGAATCCTACATTTGGAAACGGCTACTCTGCTGGATTACTAGGAGCATCTAAGCCTGACGCCGATTTTGGTATATAGATACGAAAGTGAGAGGCTACCTCCTCTATACGACCGGAAATATCGGCGGTGGCACCCTTTACCGCCACGTTGAAGGCGCGGTAGTCATAGTTACCCCACCAGGTCTCATCAATTACAACATACTGTGCAGTGATATTTGTTGGACGGTTTGCCGCAGTATTTCGACCATTAGTCCATCCTTCCGGACGGTATTGGTATCCCGGGTCGATTACGATGAGGGTGCCGATTGGCAAGTCCTGCCGTGTAAATTGGCGGCCTGATGCGACAAAATTGATCAGATTAGAAGCGGTGCTGTTCCTTCTGGATACGAGTTCTATGCCCGCAGGGGAATTCCAATATGCACAGCCAACCGGTTCCCAATCAAATAAAGCATACTCGGACAGATCATAGGGAGATGGAATCTCTACAAAGGAGGAAGGGGACACCTCATAGGGCCTTTCCACGGCCCGTTCAGCAGCCTCCTTCATCATTGACAGATAGGCGGAGGGAATACCGGCAGGTAGAGATTTCACTCCATCTAGCGAGAAACCAATGGCCTTTATCCAGGTTAGTCCGGCAATGTAGCGGCCAATATCCTCGCTCAGGTGATATCCGTCCCGGGTCAGGGTATCGCCAAGAAAACTGGTCCGGGCATTTTGGATAGCGGTTCCCGCCGGAATCACAAAGGAAAAGGCCTTGTTGGTTAGGATCTTTGTCTGCACAGCATTGGTAATGGCACGGTACATGGTCATCTGATCTTTGCTGTATCTTCCGAAATCCCCATGGTTGCTACTGGACTCATAGGCCCAGGTCATGTGCCATCCTAGCTGTACATCCTTGCCGACATGGTCTTTTACATAGTTAATGAGATTGATCAAATCGTAGTTGTAGGTCTCAGGCGCGCCGCTTAGACCGCTAACTTGCTGCAAGGTTACGATGTCCCAGTCTTCGTCTTGCAGACCGTCGAGCAAGGATCTGCGGGAAGTGCTAGCCCAGTATCCATTAGTATTCTTGAAATATGTATATGCGGCGGAGTCAGTTCTGGCGTTACTCCAATGGGTATTCAAGGAACATCCGCCGATATACAGGTTTCCTATCACAATATGGGTTGCCCCGCAGTCGGCAGCAATTTGGTACAGATACCGGGTCGCATCCTCGCTGAAACTGTTTCCAATGGCAAGGATTTTGAGCTGTCTGGAGGCGGGAACTGTTTGCGCGGCAACCACTCCGCGCAGGGTAAAGAAGGCAACAAGCAACACAGATATCAACACGCTAATCACGTTTCTCCTTTTCATAGGGACTTCAATCCTTTCTTTGTTGAATTTGGACAGGACACCACTGAAGCAAGGAGTGTGAAAGGATATCACCTTGCTTTCTCATGAATCCCACTTTATACTAAAAATTATACACAGAATGGCCTTGTTAAAACAAGGAAACGATTCTAGGAAAAAAGCTGGTAGGTTTTGCCCGGTAGGGAGGAAGTCTAGTTGCGTATTTTCTCAATCACTGAGCCCTTGGTAGAGGGACGGTATTGGAGTAGTGGATATACCAGAGGGATCCGGCAGGAGGCGGCAAAGATAAAGGCCAAGTTCACCGAGATCACTCCCGGTGAACTAGGTCTTGTTATGGAGGAGAGTCAGTTCTCTGACGTGCGGCCGGTGGTCATTGTAAACTGCATCTCCAAAGCTTGGACCCTTGATTGCCTGACCTTGCTGACGGATGCCGGTATTCACCCCTTACTTTTGACTCCCTTTGGCGGACGTACAGAGGAGTACAGCACGGTGTCGTTGGACTTCTACGGTACGTTTTTGTCCCTGTTCCGTTATTTGGATTTGGCGGGAAAGGGGCGAATTGCTTTGCTCGGGTTAAACCCGGATTCTGTGAATGATACAGTGAAGATACAAGCCTTCTCAGCCTATCAGCGCACCGCCCCCGCGGGGACTGAGCATATCTTTTGGAACCAGGGATCGTTGTTGGAGTGTTGCCAGCGGTTTTTTCAGCATAGAGAGGATTATGATGCCATTGTTTGTACCAATGATGTCGTGGCGATTAGACTGATCAATTTCCTCAATGAAAATGGTGTTCGTGTGCCGGAAGATTGCTGGGTGGCTGCAATGGGGAATACGTTCCTCGGTGGTTTGATCAGTCCTAGCATTACAGTGGTGGAAATGGACTGTCAAGCCATTGGCCGGCAGGCAGCGCGGTTGTATGCCTTTTTGAGGAAGAACCCATGTCTATCCGCTTTACGGGCGGTGGTACCAGGACACATCCTTGTACGCTCTTCCACTGCAGATTTCCCGGTCTACAGAACACAGCCTAGGTCTGAAAGAACCAATACCCGAGGGGACACATTGAACTTTTACGCAGACCATGACGTGGCCAAGATATTTCTCCTGGAAAACCTGTTTCAAAACAGCGATGAGACGGATCTGCGAATTCTGAGGGGACTGCTTTGCGGTAAAACATACGCGGAGTTAGCAGAAGAGGTTTTTCTCTCTGAACGTGGGGTAAAGTATCGTACCTACCGTATGGTGGAGTTGGCGGAATGCAGTTCGCGAGGAGAGCTTCTGTCAATGTTGACACAGTATGTTGATTGACCCTACAAGATGGGGAAGATGGTATCGATGCTGGAAGGGGATTAATCACGCCAACGCCATCTGTAAGCAGTACATAACCATGTCTAAAGCAAACTTGAAGCCCAAGTTATCGGGCGATACGATGCTTTGCCAAGAAGACGCATCGTTAAGCTTTCGATGGCCCCCGGTATGACCTCAAATGCTCAAGACCTATTGGCTGAGAGTATCCTCGATGGCCTGGAAGAGTAGCACCCGTCGATATTTATGACCTCTAGGGGCTCCTCGTAATTGAGTGAGGTTTTCTCAATAGCACCCCAAATGGCCAGCCCCGTAAGAACGCACCAGACAATGATCGTGATCGTTAGTTTGACCCGTCTACGCTTCACAGCCCTTCGCCCTTTTCGGCGTTCATGTGGCGATGTTTGGACACAACGTAGGTTGTGTCTCCCATCGCGACAAGCTAAAACGCCATATGTAATATACAGTCTATACTAAATACATGCGATTTCTATCCATAAATTACCTGCATGGGGTCACAGGTAGCGTTTGCATTTAGCACGATATAGAAGGGTTAAGACGTTTTTCGTCTCTAGAATAGAAAACATGGGCAGCAGGTTGGCTCCCGACAAGAAGTACAGGCTTTGGTCTGGTTTGCGCGCTGGGGAGTGGATTGATTAGGAGTTAAAGGTGCATCAGTTGACAAAGCTCCTTAACAAGCCACCGAGTCTTGCCTAGTTTTCACTATGCCGCAGATATGCAGTAAATCAAGACATGTGGTATAATCTCGGATGTATGGTTAATCACCTCGGAACTCCCACGTATGTTCATAAGGTTATTAAGGGTGAATGAGATTTGCTTAGCAAACCAAAATGTATACCCTGTGCTCTGCGCCAAGTTTTAAGTACGGTCGGTCAAGTGACCGATGATATCCACGTGCAAAAGGACATTCTAGATGAGGCTATGGCTGCTCTTTTGAAGATGCCAGTCTTCGAATTGAGTCCTGCTGAGCTTTCCACTAGGGCGATCAAAATAGCTTGCGAAATGCTAGATGATCCTGACCCCTACTACCAGGCTAAAAAGAAGTACAATGCTATTGCCTTAGAGATGGAACCACATCTAGGGCAGATCCTAGAAGAACAAGAGCATCCTTTGTTTGCGGCATTACTACTTTCAGTGGCGGGGAACATTATTGATCTTGGCATCCTAGAGCATATTGATATTGATCAGGCGATCCTCCGTGTCCTTGAAAACGGACTTGCGGTTAATGATTACCCAACGTTGCTGCGTCTGCTGGATGATGCGGAACAGGTCCTCATCATTGGAGACAACGCCGGGGAGATTGTCTTTGATAAGCTCTTGTTAAAACAGCTAACCAGCTATGAGGTTTTCTATGCGGTGAGGGGTGGGCCGATCATTAACGATGCATGCCTAGAAGATGCCCTCGAGGTTGGGATTGATCAACTTGCTAAGGTGATCACAACTGGGTCAGATAGACTGGGCATCACTGCAGATTGCTCCCCCGAGTTTTGGTTGTGCTTTGAGGAGGCAGATGTGATTATTGCCAAGGGGCAGGCAAACTTTGAAACGCTACAACCACACCCCCGACTGTTTAACTTGTTGACTTGTAAGTGTGACTTAGTTGCCTCAGAGCTGGGGGTTTGTCTCAACGATTCAGTTCTTTATTTTCAAGGAAGACTATAACGGTTAATCTGGGGGTTTAGATATGGGTAAGAGCTTACGAACAGATGACTTGTTGCAAAAACTTAAGCAAAAACCAGTGATTGCTGGCTTGCGGGATTTCACCCAGATTGATGAAGTCCTTGGCGCAGGATGCCAGGTTGTTTTTGCACTCCGTGGGGATGTCTTTCAGCTGAGAGATGTAAGCGAAAGATGTAAAAAGCACGATGCGCTGCTCTTTGTCCATGTGGATTTAATGCAGGGGATTGCCGCAGATGCAGCTGGATTACGTTTTATTAGTGAGTTAATGTATATCTCGGGCATTCTCACTACTCGGAGTTACTTGGTGAAGGCGGCAAAGGAGGCCGGGCTTCTGACCATAATGCGCCTTTTTTGCTTAGATACCGAAGCTTTACAGACTGGAATTCAGGCTTGCCGTAAGTGTCAACCCCATGCGGTAGAGGTTTTACCGGGGTTGGTGGCGCCAAAAATTGTCAGTCGGTTACCGAAGAAGGATTTTCCGCCCTTAATCGCTGGAGGATTAATTAGTACCCTTGATGAGGCGAGGGATACCTTGGTCCCTGATATTGTTGGGTTTTCCAGTAGCAATAAGGAGTTGTGGCACAGTGACGCTAAGACCCTCCGTTGATAGACTATACAAGGGATATATGTTTGATCTAGATGGCACCATCTACTTTGGGAGCAGGTTACTACCCGGTGCCCGTGAGGTTGTGGAGTACCTAAAGAACGCGGGAAGACGTGTTCTGTTTTTGACGAATAACCCTCTTTTGACCCGCGAGGACTATGCAGATAAGCTTACACACATGGGTATTAGCACCACACCGGAACAGGTTCTTTCTTCCGCCGATATATTGGCCATACATCTTAGTGGGAAACACGCGGGTTGTAGTGCCTATGTTCTTGGGGAAGCACCGCTGATCAGTACCCTGCGGCAAAGCGGGGTCCAAGTTATCGAAGAGCCGGTGCCGGATCAGAAAGTAGATTATGTAGTGGCCTCCTTCGATCGTACCTTTAATTATGAAAAGCTAAACCACGGCATGCAGTTACTTCTAAACGGTGCCACCTTAATTGCTACCCACGCGGATCCGGCCTGTCCTTGGGATGGGGGACTAATCCCCGATGCGGGACCGATTATCGCGGCCCTAACGGTATGCGCTGGGAAAAGACTAGATTGGATCGCTGGAAAACCGTCTCTGCTTACATTAGGGGTGGCCTTGGCACAGATCGGTTGCTCCTCCGGCGAAACCCTTATGGTTGGAGATCGCCTAGCCACAGATATCCAATTGGGTGCCGATCATGGGATGGATACCGCTTTTGTCTTGACCGGAGGAGATACAGAGCAAGACATCTTTAACTATGAGTTTCGTCCAACCTACGTGTTGCATAACCTGTGGGATATTCTGCCCCGGGCGGTTTCGGCGGAGATTTTGGAAAAGGGGGCTAGCGACGCGCGATAGCTATGAGCACATATCCCCGTCTTGGTACCGATGAATCGGGAAAGGGCGACTATTTTGGTTACTTGATTACAGCCGGTGCAGTGGTCAGTGGTCCTGAGGATGAAGTACGCCTAAAAGATCTTGGAGTAATGGATAGTAAGAGGATCACAGATAACAGGGCGCTGGAGTTAGCGGGTAAGATTAAGGGCTTTTTGCCCTATGAGATCGTTGAGATGTCACCGAGTAAGTATAACCAGCTTTATCCGAAATTCGGTAATCTGAACAAGCTTTTGGCCTGGATGCACGCACGGGTCATCGAGAATTTGCTCAGCCGATGTCCCTGTCAGGTTGTTATTGTAGATAAGTTTGCCGACGAAGGGGTTTTGCGGTCTAGTTTGATGAGCAAGGGTCAGAATGTGCCCCTTGTGCAAAGAACTCATGCAGAGGTGGACCTGGCGGTAGCCGCAGCTTCGATTTTGGCCCGGGCCCGGTTTCTTGAGACCTTGGATAAACTATCACAGACCGCTGGGATGACGCTTCCTAAGGGAGCCGTTACCGTGATTGAGCCAGCGAAGGAAGTCGTTGCAAAGAACGGACCGGAGTCTCTTGGTAGTGTTGCTAAGCTACACTTTAAAGTCACAAAGTCGGTATTGGGGGAATAGACTAGAGAGCCGATTTCGTCTCTGGAGTTTTTTTCCCGCGTGTCTTGTACAGACTAAGAAACAGAAGGAGATTATCTCCCCTTTGCCGAAAATAGGGAGCAAGTTGGGGTTTGGAAGGGGTAACAAGTTGAGTCGAGCATGGGTGAATGAACTAAAGGAAGGCCAACAAGTGGCCGAGTTTTATGCGCTGAAAGACAAACGTCTGATGCCATTTAAGCAAAAGGACGGCAATTTCCTCATGGCCGTACTGTCCGATCGGACTGGCGATGTCCGGGCGGTGATGTGGGAAGGGGCCGACAAATTAGAAGATACCATCGAGGTTGGTCGAGTAGTCTATGTTGTTGGTCGGGTGGAGTCCTTCCGGGGCGAGCCCCAACTGGTGCTAACCTCCATTCAAAGGACACTGGATGAAAACATTGATGCTATGGTTTTTCTACCGTCTACTACCCAAGACCGTCAGGAAATGGTGGAGCGACTTAAGGCCATTATCGGGAGCATTGCCCAACCGCATCTATCCGCGTTGCTTAACCAAGGATTACTGGAGAATGATGGGTTACTGGAGCGGTTTACCCTGGCTCCCGCGGCGAAGTCAATGCACCAAGCCTACATTGGTGGGCTCCTAGAGCATACCCTTAACGTGGCGGCCCTATGTCAGGCTGCTGTTCGATTGTATCCTTCGGTAGACCGAGACTTGTTAGTGGCCGGTGCGATTCTTCATGATCTAGGAAAGGTTGAGGAGTATACCTGGACGACCGTAGTAGATCTCTCTGATCCCGGTAAGCTCCTAGGACATATTGTCATCGGTGGGAAAATGGTAGATAACATGATCCAGGCAATCGAAGGGTTCCCTGCAGAACTCGGTCTACGACTTCAGCACATGATTGTCAGTCATCACGGCGAGCTGGAATGGGGGTCGCCCAAACAACCCCAGACGTTGGAGGCATGTATTCTTCATTTTGCAGATAACATGGATGCCCAATGTAGTAGGTTCCAGCAGATTCTGTTTGATGAATCGGAAGACCAGTGGACCAGCTACGATCAAAGATTGGGACGGCAGCTGTTTGTGGGTGAGGCGAAGGGGTCAAGATTGGTGGGGGGAACCGGTTGAAGGAACACTATTTTTCGAAAGACCCCCAAGTAGTATCGGATGTACGACAGATCGAAGTCACTTTACGGGGAGAGACCTATCGGTTTTACACTGACCGGGGCGTATTTTCCTATCGGGATATTGATCCTGGCAGTCGGATTTTGATTGAAAATATGGAGATTGCAGATCGGGGAACGGTTTTAGATCTCGGATGCGGTTACGGACCTATTGGGATTGTGGCTGCAAGGCTTTCCCCAAAGGCTTTGGTGTATCTGGTGGATGTAAATCAAAGGGCTGTGGAACTGTGTCAGAAAAACATTGACATAAATTCCCTAGAAAATGCTACGGCCTTTGCCAGTGACGGATTTGCCAGTATAGATCAGCTACGGTTTGATATGATTCTCTGTAATCCGCCGATTCGGGCGGGAAAGCGAGTGGTCTATCCGCTCATCTCCCAGTCCTTTGAACGCCTGTACGCCCGAGGCTCTTTATGGTTGGTTGTTCGTAAGAAGCAAGGCGCGGCGAGTATGACTGAGTATGTTCATACACTATTTGGCAACTGCCAGATAGTCAAGAAGAAGGCCGGATACGTCGTACTTAAGGCAGTGAAAACATCCTAGAGCAGGGAATCTATGTTGCTTTATAG
This region of Limnochordia bacterium genomic DNA includes:
- a CDS encoding radical SAM protein; this encodes MDRKLPNYVKLYRVGELKRRADEAVARLASCALCAQVCEVNRLEGEVGVCRTGKLAVISSYGPHFGEERVLVGTSGSGTVFFANCNLSCVFCQNCDISADGLGTEVTSFELAEIMLRLQESGCHNINLVSPSHVVAQVLEALVLAVEKGLTLPLVYNTGGYDSLSTLELLDGVVDIYMPDFKFWDAATATRLARAKNYPRVARVAIYKMHRQVGDLVINKDGLAWRGLLLRHLVLPDGLSQTRQIMGFVAQKISPHTYVNVMGQYYPAYLAHRYPRLNRPLRQSEYRRAVAAARDEGLHRFAD
- a CDS encoding DUF4886 domain-containing protein gives rise to the protein MKRRNVISVLISVLLVAFFTLRGVVAAQTVPASRQLKILAIGNSFSEDATRYLYQIAADCGATHIVIGNLYIGGCSLNTHWSNARTDSAAYTYFKNTNGYWASTSRRSLLDGLQDEDWDIVTLQQVSGLSGAPETYNYDLINLINYVKDHVGKDVQLGWHMTWAYESSSNHGDFGRYSKDQMTMYRAITNAVQTKILTNKAFSFVIPAGTAIQNARTSFLGDTLTRDGYHLSEDIGRYIAGLTWIKAIGFSLDGVKSLPAGIPSAYLSMMKEAAERAVERPYEVSPSSFVEIPSPYDLSEYALFDWEPVGCAYWNSPAGIELVSRRNSTASNLINFVASGRQFTRQDLPIGTLIVIDPGYQYRPEGWTNGRNTAANRPTNITAQYVVIDETWWGNYDYRAFNVAVKGATADISGRIEEVASHFRIYIPKSASGLDAPSNPAE
- a CDS encoding substrate-binding domain-containing protein is translated as MRIFSITEPLVEGRYWSSGYTRGIRQEAAKIKAKFTEITPGELGLVMEESQFSDVRPVVIVNCISKAWTLDCLTLLTDAGIHPLLLTPFGGRTEEYSTVSLDFYGTFLSLFRYLDLAGKGRIALLGLNPDSVNDTVKIQAFSAYQRTAPAGTEHIFWNQGSLLECCQRFFQHREDYDAIVCTNDVVAIRLINFLNENGVRVPEDCWVAAMGNTFLGGLISPSITVVEMDCQAIGRQAARLYAFLRKNPCLSALRAVVPGHILVRSSTADFPVYRTQPRSERTNTRGDTLNFYADHDVAKIFLLENLFQNSDETDLRILRGLLCGKTYAELAEEVFLSERGVKYRTYRMVELAECSSRGELLSMLTQYVD
- a CDS encoding ARMT1-like domain-containing protein, which encodes MLSKPKCIPCALRQVLSTVGQVTDDIHVQKDILDEAMAALLKMPVFELSPAELSTRAIKIACEMLDDPDPYYQAKKKYNAIALEMEPHLGQILEEQEHPLFAALLLSVAGNIIDLGILEHIDIDQAILRVLENGLAVNDYPTLLRLLDDAEQVLIIGDNAGEIVFDKLLLKQLTSYEVFYAVRGGPIINDACLEDALEVGIDQLAKVITTGSDRLGITADCSPEFWLCFEEADVIIAKGQANFETLQPHPRLFNLLTCKCDLVASELGVCLNDSVLYFQGRL
- a CDS encoding glycerol-3-phosphate responsive antiterminator, with product MGKSLRTDDLLQKLKQKPVIAGLRDFTQIDEVLGAGCQVVFALRGDVFQLRDVSERCKKHDALLFVHVDLMQGIAADAAGLRFISELMYISGILTTRSYLVKAAKEAGLLTIMRLFCLDTEALQTGIQACRKCQPHAVEVLPGLVAPKIVSRLPKKDFPPLIAGGLISTLDEARDTLVPDIVGFSSSNKELWHSDAKTLR
- a CDS encoding HAD-IIA family hydrolase yields the protein MTLRPSVDRLYKGYMFDLDGTIYFGSRLLPGAREVVEYLKNAGRRVLFLTNNPLLTREDYADKLTHMGISTTPEQVLSSADILAIHLSGKHAGCSAYVLGEAPLISTLRQSGVQVIEEPVPDQKVDYVVASFDRTFNYEKLNHGMQLLLNGATLIATHADPACPWDGGLIPDAGPIIAALTVCAGKRLDWIAGKPSLLTLGVALAQIGCSSGETLMVGDRLATDIQLGADHGMDTAFVLTGGDTEQDIFNYEFRPTYVLHNLWDILPRAVSAEILEKGASDAR
- the rnhC gene encoding ribonuclease HIII, producing MSTYPRLGTDESGKGDYFGYLITAGAVVSGPEDEVRLKDLGVMDSKRITDNRALELAGKIKGFLPYEIVEMSPSKYNQLYPKFGNLNKLLAWMHARVIENLLSRCPCQVVIVDKFADEGVLRSSLMSKGQNVPLVQRTHAEVDLAVAAASILARARFLETLDKLSQTAGMTLPKGAVTVIEPAKEVVAKNGPESLGSVAKLHFKVTKSVLGE
- a CDS encoding HD domain-containing protein yields the protein MSRAWVNELKEGQQVAEFYALKDKRLMPFKQKDGNFLMAVLSDRTGDVRAVMWEGADKLEDTIEVGRVVYVVGRVESFRGEPQLVLTSIQRTLDENIDAMVFLPSTTQDRQEMVERLKAIIGSIAQPHLSALLNQGLLENDGLLERFTLAPAAKSMHQAYIGGLLEHTLNVAALCQAAVRLYPSVDRDLLVAGAILHDLGKVEEYTWTTVVDLSDPGKLLGHIVIGGKMVDNMIQAIEGFPAELGLRLQHMIVSHHGELEWGSPKQPQTLEACILHFADNMDAQCSRFQQILFDESEDQWTSYDQRLGRQLFVGEAKGSRLVGGTG
- a CDS encoding class I SAM-dependent methyltransferase gives rise to the protein MKEHYFSKDPQVVSDVRQIEVTLRGETYRFYTDRGVFSYRDIDPGSRILIENMEIADRGTVLDLGCGYGPIGIVAARLSPKALVYLVDVNQRAVELCQKNIDINSLENATAFASDGFASIDQLRFDMILCNPPIRAGKRVVYPLISQSFERLYARGSLWLVVRKKQGAASMTEYVHTLFGNCQIVKKKAGYVVLKAVKTS